In one Dermochelys coriacea isolate rDerCor1 chromosome 20, rDerCor1.pri.v4, whole genome shotgun sequence genomic region, the following are encoded:
- the TNS2 gene encoding tensin-2 isoform X9, translating to MEHKYDFDLTYITERIISVFFPPALEEQRYRGNLREVAQMLKSKHEDKYTLFNLSEKRHDISRLNPKVQDFGWPDMHAPPLDKICSICKAMETWLNSDPQHVVVLHCKGNKGKTGVIVAAYMHYSKISASADQALGTLTMRKFCEDKVAASLQPSQKRYINYFSGLLSGTIKMNSNTLFLHHVLIPAIPSFEASGGECHGAHADSGPGCVPTIPRAKGYQPFLKIYQSMQLVYTSGIYSVPGPGPQKLCVTLEPALLLKGDVMVKCYHKQTCSSDRDVVFRIQFHTCTIHGTQLWFGKDELDEAWQDERFPFEASVEFVFSSGPEKMKGLETLRNSPSITVDYNISDPMVRWDSYENFNLHHEDSLEDTSHTRGPIDGSLYAKIKKKRNLSGFSGGGGGSPASTDSTQQGSRFLSVSSDSGHSSMLAEPSPPAKPLPTPAEREELDRLLGGFGVKARPETPKQQSGASPHRELGGCPHSNGARDRETAILEDELVEMSPFGPLAYPSRRPGLARHCSCHLGYRSQSCPGAHSPERLPNGAYYRPEGTLERRRLVYSANGVHLHPAEGYPCLPQEAGPGEKRRVYRSLSEGLQPLAHPYAYELPHSPGKREDLAYKPPSYREVLILEEEPVCGLELCPCQDCQEKVHEEAGLPPTAAFYGLHLGSREPEEWAHESAKSPLSRPGHPGQSLPLLMPAAYSQRTRGHHEVFEFEPAHAKMPAHFSHSYPAQPMPGAHQKGHKGMEQSLEPFHYRYGPPYPALLPHGTYTCGPPTQCPQPPFYSRSPARPCASPPDTPGYHSPPSGSASPVSSAYPASRKQIYEPQSPETGQGYPRPGHQDRTPTEMQGPGDEAPWRDAPGSLRQPPWEAHAACLAPPELSGPPTPLHTSSPVQSKDSPAMPKGSTLAASLQESSACSSPEDTAPPSAKRTPEMSLVLPGATPSPTQPPSPTQACAHGATSRAQSNGPAPRQPCLRAHSSASPPQGTGLSRVNPGDSPGHLNSPSYPAVSPDSSPSNGTPAHPLPPGMDRLAQRSPPTAPIHSPACASCRATATLRNPAPYNGYLHSDRAELAPGTLARCPNGSPLPSPISVQVPAPYCPSDLQCSPTPAFPITTAYYPGGERSPLPPGSPSQGHACDSLQQPPLPEKRHTPAAGNWERSSPPGRGTGTGHHVTFAPDTARPDPDTQPESHSNVKFVQDTSKFWYKPNLSRDQAIALLKDKEPGCFLIRDSNSFQGAYGLALKVATPPANCLTLPSKGDPMEQLVRHFLIETGPKGVKIKGCQNEPYFGSLPALVSQHSITPISLPCKLRIPSRDPMEETPDVAIPTNVSTAADLLKQGAACSVLYLSSVETESLTGPQAVAKVAASTLSCSPRPPACLVHFKVSAQGITLTDNQRKLFFRRHYPVNSITFCSTDPQDRRWTNPDGTTSKLFGFVAKKQGSPCENVCHLFAELDPEQPALAIVNFITKVMLGTHRK from the exons ATGGAGCACAAGTACGACTTCGACCTGACCTACATCACCGAGCGCATCATCTCCGTcttcttcccccctgccctggaGGAGCAGCGTTACCGCGGCAATCTGCGCGAGGTGGCGCAGATGCTCAAGTCCAAGCACGAGGATAAGTACACG CTTTTCAACCTGTCCGAGAAGCGCCATGATATCAGCAGGCTGAACCCCAAG GTTCAGGATTTTGGCTGGCCGGACATGCACGCGCCCCCCCTGGACAAGATCTGCTCCATCTGCAAAGCCATGGAGACCTGGCTGAACTCGGACCCCCAGCACGTCGTGGTGCTGCATTGCAAG GGGAACAAGGGCAAGACGGGCGTCATCGTGGCCGCCTATATGCACTACAGCAAGATCTCTGCCAG CGCGGACCAAGCGCTCGGCACCCTGACCATGCGGAAGTTCTGCGAGGACAAAGTGGCTGCGTCCCTGCAGCCATCCCAGAAAAG GTACATCAATTACTTCAGCGGTCTGCTGTCGGGCACCATCAAGATGAACAGCAACACCCTGTTCCTGCACCATGTCCTCATTCCCGCCATCCCCAGCTTCGAGGCCAGCGGAGGTGAGTGCCATGGGGCACACGCAGACTCCGGCCCCGGGTGCGTGCCGACGATCCCACGTGCAAAAG GCTACCAGCCCTTCCTGAAGATCTACCAGTCCATGCAGCTCGTCTACACCTCGGGGATCTA CAGCGTCCCGGGCCCCGGCCCCCAGAAGCTGTGTGTcaccctggagccagccctgctgctgaaaGGGGATGTGATG gTGAAGTGCTACCACAAGCAGACCTGCAGCTCTGACCGGGATGTGGTTTTCCGCATCCAATTCCACACGTGCACCATCCACGGCACCCAGCTCTGGTTCGGGAAGGATGAGCTGGACGAGGCCTGGCAag acGAGCGCTTCCCCTTTGAAGCCAGTGTGGAGTTCGTCTTCTCTTCCGGCCCTGAGAAGATGAAAG GCCTGGAGACCTTACGGAACAGTCCATCCATCACAGTGGATTATAACATCTCCGATCCCATGGTGCGCTGGGACTCCTATGAGAACTTCAACCTGCACCACGAGGACAGCCTGGAAG ACACGTCCCACACCCGCGGCCCCATCGACGGCAGCCTCTACGCCAAGATCAAGAAGAAGCGGAACCTGAGCGGCTtctccggcggcggcggcgggagccCGGCCAGCACCGACTCCACCCAGCAGGGCAGCCGCTTCCTCTCCGTCAGCAGCGACTCGGGCCACTCCTCCATGCTGGCCGAACCCTCCCCTCCCGCCAAGCCGCTGCCCACGCCGGCCGAGAGGGAGGAGCTGGACCGGCTGCTCGGGGGCTTCGGGGTCAAGGCCAGGCCGGAGACCCCCAAGCAGCAGAGCGGGGCATCCCCGCACCGGGAGCTGGGGGGATGCCCGCACAGCAACGGGGCCAGGGACAGGGAGACGGCCATCTTGGAAGACGAGCTGGTGGAAATGAGCCCCTTCGGGCCTCTGGCGTACCCCAGCCGGCGCCCCGGCCTGGCCCGGCACTGCTCCTGCCACCTGGGCTACCGCTCGCAGAGCTGCCCGGGCGCCCACAGCCCCGAGAGGCTGCCCAATGGCGCCTACTACAGGCCAGAGGGCACCTTGGAGCGCCGGCGCCTGGTCTACAGCGCCAACGGGGTCCACTTGCACCCCGCCGAGGGCTACCCCTGCCTGCCGCAGGAGGCCGGGCCGGGGGAGAAACGGCGGGTGTATCGCTCCCTCTCCGAGGGCCTGCAGCCCCTCGCCCACCCCTACGCCTACGAGCTGCCCCACAGCCCCGGTAAGCGGGAGGACCTGGCCTACAAGCCACCCAGCTACCGGGAGGTGCTGATCCTGGAGGAGGAGCCCGTGTGCGGCTTGGAGCTGTGCCCCTGCCAGGACTGCCAGGAGAAGGTTCACGAGGAAGCCGGCCTGCCCCCCACCGCCGCCTTCTACGGCCTGCACCTGGGCAGCCGCGAGCCCGAGGAGTGGGCCCACGAGAGTGCCAAGTCCCCCCTGTCCCGGCCAGGGCACCCcggccagtccctgcccctgctgatGCCGGCCGCCTACAGCCAGCGCACCCGGGGGCATCACGAGGTGTTTGAGTTCGAGCCTGCCCATGCCAAGATGCCGGCGCACTTCAGCCACAGCTACCCGGCACAGCCCATGCCTGGCGCCCATCAGAAGGGCCACAAGGGCATGGAGCAGAGCCTAGAGCCCTTCCACTACCGCTATGGCCCACCCTACCCCGCCCTGCTGCCCCACGGCACCTACACCTGCGGCCCCCCCACCCAGTGCCCCCAGCCACCTTTCTACAGCCGgtccccagccaggccctgcgCCTCCCCCCCGGACACGCCAGGCTACCACTCGCCCCCATCCGGCTCAGCGTCCCCCGTCAGCTCGGCCTACCCAGCCTCCAGGAAGCAAATCTATGAGCCCCAGTCTCCGGAGACGGGCCAGGGCTACCCACGTCCGGGACACCAGGACCGGACGCCCACTG AGATGCAGGGCCCTGGGGACGAGGCGCCCTGGCGAGACGCCCCTGGCTCCCTGCGCCAGCCTCCCTGGGAGGCTCACGCCGCCTGCCTCGCGCCCCCCGAGCTGTCAGGCCCGCCAACGcctctgcacaccagcagcccGGTGCAGAGCAAAGACAG CCCGGCAATGCCCAAAGGCAGCACCCTGGCAGCCAGCCTGCAGGAGAGCTCAgcgtgctccagccctgaggaCACGGCCCCACCCAGCGCCAAGAGGACCCCAGAGATGAGCTTAGTCCTGCCAGGGGCCAcgcccagccccacacagcccccttcTCCAACACAGGCCTGTGCCCACGGAGCCACCTCCAGGGCCCAGTCCAATGGGCCAGCCCCCAGGCAGCCCTGTCTCCGagcccacagctctgccagcccaCCCCAGGGAACCGGCCTATCCAGGGTGAACCCGGGAGACAGCCCAGGTCACCTGAATAGCCCCAGCTACCCAGCTGTCTCCCCTGATTCATCCCCCAGCAATGGGACCCCAGCGCACCCGCTGCCCCCTGGCATGGACAGGCTGGCCCAGCGCAGCCCCCCGACCGCGCCCATCCACAGCCCGGCCTGTGCCAGCTGCAGAGCGACAGCTACGCTCAGGAACCCAGCCCCCTACAACGGGTACCTGCACAGTGACAGAGCCGAGCTGGCCCCAGGCACCCTGGCCCGCTGCCCCAACGGCAGCCCCCTCCCGAGCCCCATCAGCGTGCAGGTCCCAGCCCCCTACTGCCCCTCCGACCTGCAGTGCTCCCCAACCCCTGCCTTCCCCATCACCACAGCCTACTACCCTGGCGGCGAGAGGAGCCCGCTGCCCCCGGGCTCCCCCAGCCAGGGCCACGCCTGCGATTCACTGCAACAGCCGCCGTTGCCCGAGAAGCGCCACACGCCAGCAGCTGGCAACTGGGAGAGGAGCTCGCCCCCAGGACGGGGCACCGGGACGGGCCACCACGTCACCTTCGCGCCCGACACAGCCAGGCCAGACCCAG ACACACAGCCGGAGAGCCACAGCAACGTCAAATTTGTCCAGGATACATCCAAGTTTTGGTATAAACCCAACCTGTCCCGGGACCAAG CCATCGCGCTGCTGAAGGACAAGGAGCCCGGCTGCTTCCTCATCCGTGACAGCAACTCCTTCCAAGGTGCCTACGGGCTGGCTCTGAAAGTGGCGACGCCCCCGGCCAACTGCCTCACCCTCCCTTCCAAAG GTGACCCTATGGAGCAGCTGGTGCGTCACTTCCTGATTGAGACAGGCCCCAAGGGGGTGAAGATCAAGGGCTGCCAGAATGAACCCTATTTCG GAAGCCTGCCCGCCCTGGTCTCGCAGCACTCCATCACCCCCATCTCTCTGCCCTGCAAGCTCCGGATCCCCAGCAGAG ATCCAATGGAGGAGACCCCGGACGTGGCCATCCCCACCAACGTGAGCACGGCGGCTGATTTGTTGAAGCAGGGAGCGG CCTGCAGCGTGCTCTACCTCAGCTCGGTGGAGACGGAGTCGCTGACGGGACCCCAGGCCGTGGCCAAGGTGGCCGCCAGCACCCTGAGTTGcagcccccgcccgcccgcctgcCTCGTGCACTTCAAGGTCTCGGCCCAGGGCATCACCCTGACGGACAATCAGAGGAA GCTGTTCTTCCGGCGCCATTACCCTGTGAACAGCATCACCTTCTGCAGCACGGACCCACAGGACAGGAG ATGGACGAATCCGGACGGCACCACCTCCAA GCTCTTCGGCTTTGTGGCTAAGAAGCAGGGCAGCCCTTGCGAGAACGTCTGCCACCTCTTCGCCGAGCTCGACCCCGAGCAGCCGGCCTTGGCCATCGTCAACTTCATCACCAAGGTCATGCTGGGGACGCACAGGAAATGA
- the TNS2 gene encoding tensin-2 isoform X10: MEHKYDFDLTYITERIISVFFPPALEEQRYRGNLREVAQMLKSKHEDKYTLFNLSEKRHDISRLNPKVQDFGWPDMHAPPLDKICSICKAMETWLNSDPQHVVVLHCKGNKGKTGVIVAAYMHYSKISASADQALGTLTMRKFCEDKVAASLQPSQKRYINYFSGLLSGTIKMNSNTLFLHHVLIPAIPSFEASGGYQPFLKIYQSMQLVYTSGIYSVPGPGPQKLCVTLEPALLLKGDVMVKCYHKQTCSSDRDVVFRIQFHTCTIHGTQLWFGKDELDEAWQDERFPFEASVEFVFSSGPEKMKGLETLRNSPSITVDYNISDPMVRWDSYENFNLHHEDSLEDTSHTRGPIDGSLYAKIKKKRNLSGFSGGGGGSPASTDSTQQGSRFLSVSSDSGHSSMLAEPSPPAKPLPTPAEREELDRLLGGFGVKARPETPKQQSGASPHRELGGCPHSNGARDRETAILEDELVEMSPFGPLAYPSRRPGLARHCSCHLGYRSQSCPGAHSPERLPNGAYYRPEGTLERRRLVYSANGVHLHPAEGYPCLPQEAGPGEKRRVYRSLSEGLQPLAHPYAYELPHSPGKREDLAYKPPSYREVLILEEEPVCGLELCPCQDCQEKVHEEAGLPPTAAFYGLHLGSREPEEWAHESAKSPLSRPGHPGQSLPLLMPAAYSQRTRGHHEVFEFEPAHAKMPAHFSHSYPAQPMPGAHQKGHKGMEQSLEPFHYRYGPPYPALLPHGTYTCGPPTQCPQPPFYSRSPARPCASPPDTPGYHSPPSGSASPVSSAYPASRKQIYEPQSPETGQGYPRPGHQDRTPTEMQGPGDEAPWRDAPGSLRQPPWEAHAACLAPPELSGPPTPLHTSSPVQSKDSPAMPKGSTLAASLQESSACSSPEDTAPPSAKRTPEMSLVLPGATPSPTQPPSPTQACAHGATSRAQSNGPAPRQPCLRAHSSASPPQGTGLSRVNPGDSPGHLNSPSYPAVSPDSSPSNGTPAHPLPPGMDRLAQRSPPTAPIHSPACASCRATATLRNPAPYNGYLHSDRAELAPGTLARCPNGSPLPSPISVQVPAPYCPSDLQCSPTPAFPITTAYYPGGERSPLPPGSPSQGHACDSLQQPPLPEKRHTPAAGNWERSSPPGRGTGTGHHVTFAPDTARPDPDTQPESHSNVKFVQDTSKFWYKPNLSRDQAIALLKDKEPGCFLIRDSNSFQGAYGLALKVATPPANCLTLPSKGDPMEQLVRHFLIETGPKGVKIKGCQNEPYFGSLPALVSQHSITPISLPCKLRIPSRDPMEETPDVAIPTNVSTAADLLKQGAACSVLYLSSVETESLTGPQAVAKVAASTLSCSPRPPACLVHFKVSAQGITLTDNQRKLFFRRHYPVNSITFCSTDPQDRRWTNPDGTTSKLFGFVAKKQGSPCENVCHLFAELDPEQPALAIVNFITKVMLGTHRK, translated from the exons ATGGAGCACAAGTACGACTTCGACCTGACCTACATCACCGAGCGCATCATCTCCGTcttcttcccccctgccctggaGGAGCAGCGTTACCGCGGCAATCTGCGCGAGGTGGCGCAGATGCTCAAGTCCAAGCACGAGGATAAGTACACG CTTTTCAACCTGTCCGAGAAGCGCCATGATATCAGCAGGCTGAACCCCAAG GTTCAGGATTTTGGCTGGCCGGACATGCACGCGCCCCCCCTGGACAAGATCTGCTCCATCTGCAAAGCCATGGAGACCTGGCTGAACTCGGACCCCCAGCACGTCGTGGTGCTGCATTGCAAG GGGAACAAGGGCAAGACGGGCGTCATCGTGGCCGCCTATATGCACTACAGCAAGATCTCTGCCAG CGCGGACCAAGCGCTCGGCACCCTGACCATGCGGAAGTTCTGCGAGGACAAAGTGGCTGCGTCCCTGCAGCCATCCCAGAAAAG GTACATCAATTACTTCAGCGGTCTGCTGTCGGGCACCATCAAGATGAACAGCAACACCCTGTTCCTGCACCATGTCCTCATTCCCGCCATCCCCAGCTTCGAGGCCAGCGGAG GCTACCAGCCCTTCCTGAAGATCTACCAGTCCATGCAGCTCGTCTACACCTCGGGGATCTA CAGCGTCCCGGGCCCCGGCCCCCAGAAGCTGTGTGTcaccctggagccagccctgctgctgaaaGGGGATGTGATG gTGAAGTGCTACCACAAGCAGACCTGCAGCTCTGACCGGGATGTGGTTTTCCGCATCCAATTCCACACGTGCACCATCCACGGCACCCAGCTCTGGTTCGGGAAGGATGAGCTGGACGAGGCCTGGCAag acGAGCGCTTCCCCTTTGAAGCCAGTGTGGAGTTCGTCTTCTCTTCCGGCCCTGAGAAGATGAAAG GCCTGGAGACCTTACGGAACAGTCCATCCATCACAGTGGATTATAACATCTCCGATCCCATGGTGCGCTGGGACTCCTATGAGAACTTCAACCTGCACCACGAGGACAGCCTGGAAG ACACGTCCCACACCCGCGGCCCCATCGACGGCAGCCTCTACGCCAAGATCAAGAAGAAGCGGAACCTGAGCGGCTtctccggcggcggcggcgggagccCGGCCAGCACCGACTCCACCCAGCAGGGCAGCCGCTTCCTCTCCGTCAGCAGCGACTCGGGCCACTCCTCCATGCTGGCCGAACCCTCCCCTCCCGCCAAGCCGCTGCCCACGCCGGCCGAGAGGGAGGAGCTGGACCGGCTGCTCGGGGGCTTCGGGGTCAAGGCCAGGCCGGAGACCCCCAAGCAGCAGAGCGGGGCATCCCCGCACCGGGAGCTGGGGGGATGCCCGCACAGCAACGGGGCCAGGGACAGGGAGACGGCCATCTTGGAAGACGAGCTGGTGGAAATGAGCCCCTTCGGGCCTCTGGCGTACCCCAGCCGGCGCCCCGGCCTGGCCCGGCACTGCTCCTGCCACCTGGGCTACCGCTCGCAGAGCTGCCCGGGCGCCCACAGCCCCGAGAGGCTGCCCAATGGCGCCTACTACAGGCCAGAGGGCACCTTGGAGCGCCGGCGCCTGGTCTACAGCGCCAACGGGGTCCACTTGCACCCCGCCGAGGGCTACCCCTGCCTGCCGCAGGAGGCCGGGCCGGGGGAGAAACGGCGGGTGTATCGCTCCCTCTCCGAGGGCCTGCAGCCCCTCGCCCACCCCTACGCCTACGAGCTGCCCCACAGCCCCGGTAAGCGGGAGGACCTGGCCTACAAGCCACCCAGCTACCGGGAGGTGCTGATCCTGGAGGAGGAGCCCGTGTGCGGCTTGGAGCTGTGCCCCTGCCAGGACTGCCAGGAGAAGGTTCACGAGGAAGCCGGCCTGCCCCCCACCGCCGCCTTCTACGGCCTGCACCTGGGCAGCCGCGAGCCCGAGGAGTGGGCCCACGAGAGTGCCAAGTCCCCCCTGTCCCGGCCAGGGCACCCcggccagtccctgcccctgctgatGCCGGCCGCCTACAGCCAGCGCACCCGGGGGCATCACGAGGTGTTTGAGTTCGAGCCTGCCCATGCCAAGATGCCGGCGCACTTCAGCCACAGCTACCCGGCACAGCCCATGCCTGGCGCCCATCAGAAGGGCCACAAGGGCATGGAGCAGAGCCTAGAGCCCTTCCACTACCGCTATGGCCCACCCTACCCCGCCCTGCTGCCCCACGGCACCTACACCTGCGGCCCCCCCACCCAGTGCCCCCAGCCACCTTTCTACAGCCGgtccccagccaggccctgcgCCTCCCCCCCGGACACGCCAGGCTACCACTCGCCCCCATCCGGCTCAGCGTCCCCCGTCAGCTCGGCCTACCCAGCCTCCAGGAAGCAAATCTATGAGCCCCAGTCTCCGGAGACGGGCCAGGGCTACCCACGTCCGGGACACCAGGACCGGACGCCCACTG AGATGCAGGGCCCTGGGGACGAGGCGCCCTGGCGAGACGCCCCTGGCTCCCTGCGCCAGCCTCCCTGGGAGGCTCACGCCGCCTGCCTCGCGCCCCCCGAGCTGTCAGGCCCGCCAACGcctctgcacaccagcagcccGGTGCAGAGCAAAGACAG CCCGGCAATGCCCAAAGGCAGCACCCTGGCAGCCAGCCTGCAGGAGAGCTCAgcgtgctccagccctgaggaCACGGCCCCACCCAGCGCCAAGAGGACCCCAGAGATGAGCTTAGTCCTGCCAGGGGCCAcgcccagccccacacagcccccttcTCCAACACAGGCCTGTGCCCACGGAGCCACCTCCAGGGCCCAGTCCAATGGGCCAGCCCCCAGGCAGCCCTGTCTCCGagcccacagctctgccagcccaCCCCAGGGAACCGGCCTATCCAGGGTGAACCCGGGAGACAGCCCAGGTCACCTGAATAGCCCCAGCTACCCAGCTGTCTCCCCTGATTCATCCCCCAGCAATGGGACCCCAGCGCACCCGCTGCCCCCTGGCATGGACAGGCTGGCCCAGCGCAGCCCCCCGACCGCGCCCATCCACAGCCCGGCCTGTGCCAGCTGCAGAGCGACAGCTACGCTCAGGAACCCAGCCCCCTACAACGGGTACCTGCACAGTGACAGAGCCGAGCTGGCCCCAGGCACCCTGGCCCGCTGCCCCAACGGCAGCCCCCTCCCGAGCCCCATCAGCGTGCAGGTCCCAGCCCCCTACTGCCCCTCCGACCTGCAGTGCTCCCCAACCCCTGCCTTCCCCATCACCACAGCCTACTACCCTGGCGGCGAGAGGAGCCCGCTGCCCCCGGGCTCCCCCAGCCAGGGCCACGCCTGCGATTCACTGCAACAGCCGCCGTTGCCCGAGAAGCGCCACACGCCAGCAGCTGGCAACTGGGAGAGGAGCTCGCCCCCAGGACGGGGCACCGGGACGGGCCACCACGTCACCTTCGCGCCCGACACAGCCAGGCCAGACCCAG ACACACAGCCGGAGAGCCACAGCAACGTCAAATTTGTCCAGGATACATCCAAGTTTTGGTATAAACCCAACCTGTCCCGGGACCAAG CCATCGCGCTGCTGAAGGACAAGGAGCCCGGCTGCTTCCTCATCCGTGACAGCAACTCCTTCCAAGGTGCCTACGGGCTGGCTCTGAAAGTGGCGACGCCCCCGGCCAACTGCCTCACCCTCCCTTCCAAAG GTGACCCTATGGAGCAGCTGGTGCGTCACTTCCTGATTGAGACAGGCCCCAAGGGGGTGAAGATCAAGGGCTGCCAGAATGAACCCTATTTCG GAAGCCTGCCCGCCCTGGTCTCGCAGCACTCCATCACCCCCATCTCTCTGCCCTGCAAGCTCCGGATCCCCAGCAGAG ATCCAATGGAGGAGACCCCGGACGTGGCCATCCCCACCAACGTGAGCACGGCGGCTGATTTGTTGAAGCAGGGAGCGG CCTGCAGCGTGCTCTACCTCAGCTCGGTGGAGACGGAGTCGCTGACGGGACCCCAGGCCGTGGCCAAGGTGGCCGCCAGCACCCTGAGTTGcagcccccgcccgcccgcctgcCTCGTGCACTTCAAGGTCTCGGCCCAGGGCATCACCCTGACGGACAATCAGAGGAA GCTGTTCTTCCGGCGCCATTACCCTGTGAACAGCATCACCTTCTGCAGCACGGACCCACAGGACAGGAG ATGGACGAATCCGGACGGCACCACCTCCAA GCTCTTCGGCTTTGTGGCTAAGAAGCAGGGCAGCCCTTGCGAGAACGTCTGCCACCTCTTCGCCGAGCTCGACCCCGAGCAGCCGGCCTTGGCCATCGTCAACTTCATCACCAAGGTCATGCTGGGGACGCACAGGAAATGA